The following proteins are co-located in the Malus sylvestris chromosome 13, drMalSylv7.2, whole genome shotgun sequence genome:
- the LOC126595477 gene encoding uncharacterized protein LOC126595477 has product MALQLPAAGRPLRESLAARANDVPNCIVYPAQEDGDSFEIKHHMLEILRTFRGLPNEDANLHVAKFIVGCKNILIRGFSAEAIKLRLFPFTLKDKAETWLFTLPTNNITTWQQLHTRFLNKYYPASKTLNYKREIMTFTQKPNEEFHEAWERYTEMYIKCPHVNIDPDTQMNIFFDGLNPTSKSHVNASAGGSLSNKSAREAFELFDTMATESQQWAAEHSQKKGIFELSAGSPNMSAQMEKMEKKIDAKFDIILQQIANSTQQQPPAATNLPAVQITAESEMPTAEPDKSAEKQNLHSTETVPKQISQRVYDPPLSYPERVIPKARDQQLKDFMQTLSKRLGQGDLKPTSIILQLADRLITYPRGVIEDLIIKVDNLYLPVDFVVLDMDEDLHTPIILGRPFMATARTLIDVEAGTLTLRVQDQSVVFNLFEAAKRPAEQQDCMRIDVLDSMVQDSFYASSTTDQLLHVLQGKIGTDSEDEGVLEYIHALDRAAETLPVIVAADLTPTEEDTLLRVLRKYQDALGWTIADIKGISPAICMHRILMEDDVKPTVDAQRRLNPIMKEVVRTEVMKLLDAGMIYPISDSKWVSPTQVVPKRTGMTVVKNDNNELIPTRLATGWHMCVDYRKPNAGTRKYHFPLPFTDQMLERLAGRAFYCFLDGYSGYNQIPIAPEDQEKTTFTCPFGTFAYRRMPFGLCNAPATFQRCMMSIFSGLVERIVEVFMDDFSVFGDSFDQCLHNLSLVLERCQETNLVLNWEKCHFMVKQGIVLGHSISSKGIEVDKAKIDVIARLPPPTSVKGVRSFLGHAGFYRRFIKDFSKINRPLCNLLAKDAPFNFNEACLEVFNKLKSLLTSAPIIAAPDWGLPFELMCDASDYAIGAVLGQRKDKLPHVIYYASRTLNDAQLNYATTEKELLAVVFALEKFRSYLVGAKIIVYTDHAALKYLLSKKDAKPRLIRWVLLLQEFDLEIKDKKGSENVVADHLSRLIIPAAKEADSLPLSESFPDEQLFAAQINTPWFANLVNYLATGVVHPDFSFQQKKKFLSDVKHYLWDEPYLYKYCPD; this is encoded by the exons ATGGCGTTGCAATTGCCTGCTGCAGGCAGGCCACTCAGAGAGTCATTGGCTGCTCGAGCCAACGATGTTCCTAATTGTATTGTGTATCCTGCCCAGGAAGATGGCGATTCTTTTGAGATCAAGCACCATATGCTTGAAATTTTACGTACTTTTCGTGGGCTGCCTAACGAGGATGCGAATTTACATGTTGCAAAATTTATCGTGGGttgcaaaaatattttaatcagGGGTTTTTCTGCCGAGGCTATTAAGTTACGTCTTTTTCCTTTTACTTTGAAGGATAAGGCTGAAACTTGGTTATTCACTCTACCAacgaataacattactacttggcAACAATTGCATACAAGATTCCTGAACAAATATTATCCGGCATCCAAGACGTTGAATTACAAGCGGGAGATTATGACATTCACTCAAAAGCCAAACGAAGAATTTCATGAGGCATGGGAGAGATATACAGAGATGTATATAAAATGTCCACATGTTAATATTGATCCAGATACACAAATGAATATTTTCTTTGATGGGCTTAATCCTACATCCAAAAGCCATGTTAATGCATCAGCTGGGGGTTCATTGTCAAATAAATCTGCAAGAGAAGcatttgaattatttgataCAATGGCTACAGAATCTCAACAATGGGCAGCAGAACATTCACAGAAAAAGGGCATTTTTGAGTTATCAGCAGGTTCTCCTAATATGTCTGCACAAATGgaaaaaatggagaagaaaattgATGCCAAGTTTGATATTATTCTACAACAGATAGCAAATTCTACACAGCAGCAACCACCTGCAGCAACA AATCTGCCTGCAGTGCAGATTACTGCAGAATCTGAAATGCCAACCGCAGAACCTGACAAATCTGCAGAAAAACAGAATCTGCACAGTACAGAAACAGTCCCAAAACAGATTTCTCAACGTGTTTATGATCCTCCACTGTCTTACCCTGAACGTGTAATTCCTAAAGCAAGAGATCAGCAACTCAAAGATTTTATGCAGACATTatccaag CGATTAGGACAAGGAGATTTAAAGCCTACCTCAATTATACTTCAACTAGCTGACCGTTTAATCACTTATCCAAGAGGTGTTATTGAAGATCTTATTATTAAGGTTGACAATCTTTATCTCCCGGTGGATTTTGTGGTTTTAGACATGGATGAAGACCTTCACACACCTATCATTTTGGGGAGGCCGTTTATGGCAACAGCTAGGACTTTAATTGATGTGGAAGCTGGAACACTAACTTTACGAGTTCAAGACCAATCTGTGgtatttaatttgtttgaggCAGCAAAACGTCCTGCTGAACAGCAAGATTGTATGCGCATTGATGTGTTAGACAGTATGGTTCAAGATAGTTTTTATGCCAGTTCAACTACAGATCAGTTGCTGCACGTTTTACAAGGGAAAATTGGGACAGATTCTGAAGATGAAGGTGTTCTTGAGTACATTCATGCATTGGACA GGGCTGCAGAAACGCTGCCAGTTATAGTTGCAGCTGATTTAACTCCCACAGAGGAAGATACATTGCTTCGTGTTTTGAGGAAATATCAAGATGCACTAGGATGGACAATTGCCGACATCAAGGGTATTAGCCCAGCAATTTGTATGCATAGAATTTTAATGGAAGACGATGTGAAGCCAACAGTTGATGCTCAACGCCGCCTTAACCCAATTATGAAAGAGGTGGTCAGAACAGAGGTTATGAAATTACTTGATGCAGGTATGATTTATCCTATTTCAGACAGTAAATGGGTGAGTCCTACGCAGGTTGTTCCTAAACGTACTGGCATGACAGTAGTTAAAAATGACAACAATGAGCTTATTCCTACGCGTCTAGCTACAGGCTGGCATATGTGTGTGGATTATAGGAAGCCAAATGCAGGTACACGAAAATACCATTTTCCTCTACCATTTACTGACCAAATGTTAGAAAGATTGGCTGGCAgggctttttattgtttcttggaTGGCTATTCTGGGTACAATCAGATTCCAATTGCACCAGAGGATCAAGAGAAGACAACATTTACATGCCCATTTGGGACATTTGCCTATCGGaggatgccatttggattatgCAATGCACCCGCCACTTTCCAGCGTTGTATGATGAGTATCTTTTCTGGCTTAGTTGAAAGAATTGTggaagtttttatggatgatttttctgTGTTTGGAGATTCGTTTGATCAGTGCCTACATAATTTGTCATTGGTTCTTGAGAGATGTCAAGAAACAAATTTAGTGctgaattgggaaaaatgtcattttatggtaaaacaaggaaTTGTTTTGGGTCATTCAATTTCCAGCAAAGGCATTGAAGTTGACAAAGCTAAAATTGATGTGATTGCAAGGTTGCCACCCCCTACATCAGTCAAAGGTGTTAGatcatttttgggacatgcaggattttatcgtcggtttatcaaggatttctcCAAGATCAACCGACCTTTGTGCAATTTATTGGCTAAAGATGCACCATTTAACTTCAATGAGGCTTGCTTAGAAGTGTTCAACAAGTTGAAATCACTCCTAACTTCGGCACCCATCATTGCTGCACCCGATTGGGGTTTACCATTTGAATTAATGTGTGATGCTTCAGATTATGCTATTGGGGCAGTTTTAGGACAGCGGAAAGACAAGCTTCCCCATGTCATTTATTATGCAAGTCGTACACTCAATGATGCACAGCTTAACTATGCTACCACAGAGAAGGAATTGTTGGCAGTTGTGTTTGCCTTAGAGAAGTTTCGGTCCTATTTGGTTGGGgctaaaataatagtttatacTGATCATGCTGCATTAAAATACTTGTTGTCTAAGAAGGATGCAAAGCCTAGGTTGATTCGATGGGTTCTTTTACTCCAAGAATTTGACTTAGAGATTAAAGACAAGAAAGGCagtgaaaatgtggtggctgaccattTATCCAGATTAATTATTCCAGCAGCtaaggaggcagattctctaccATTGAGTGAGAGTTTTCCAGATGAGCAGCTCTTTGCTGCCCAAATTAATACACCCTGGTTTGCTAATCTTGTTAATTATTTGGCAACGGGTGTTGTGCATCCCGATTTTTCATTTCAGCAGAAAAAGAAGTTTTTGTCTGATGTCAAGCATTATTTATGGGATGAACCATACTTATACAAGTATTGTCCCGACTAG